The Acidianus manzaensis genome has a window encoding:
- a CDS encoding DsrE/DsrF/DrsH-like family protein codes for MSKLTILLADNSMDKFYHGLVLAIGGKSLNWEVKFFVTSQAVVLFTKQNKGKSKLRLGFFARLFINYQMKRLKIPDTSKLLEELLKEGVEFYIDEAGLKLVGMNKSDLMDGVKLSGTISFLEEAKSSDVVISL; via the coding sequence ATGTCAAAACTAACTATACTATTAGCAGACAATAGTATGGACAAATTTTATCATGGGTTAGTTTTAGCTATAGGAGGCAAATCTTTAAATTGGGAAGTAAAATTTTTCGTAACTTCACAAGCAGTAGTTTTATTTACTAAACAAAATAAAGGAAAATCAAAATTAAGATTGGGTTTCTTTGCTAGACTTTTCATAAATTATCAGATGAAAAGATTAAAGATACCTGACACTTCAAAACTTTTAGAAGAGTTATTAAAAGAAGGAGTAGAATTCTATATTGATGAGGCAGGATTAAAATTGGTAGGAATGAATAAGTCTGATTTAATGGATGGAGTTAAATTATCTGGAACTATATCTTTCCTTGAAGAAGCAAAGAGTTCAGATGTGGTGATCTCACTTTGA
- the folE gene encoding GTP cyclohydrolase I has protein sequence METSIDQEKLIDEIAKRVREILELLGENPDREGLKETPERVARALIEMTSGLRTPAPKIKVFNSRDINGENISEDNQIVLIRDIQFSSLCEHHLLPFIGKIHVAYIPNGDGKVAGFSKIIRIVNYYSSKPQIQERLVSEIADAIMNSPIKPKGVLVIGSGIHMCAYVRGVKDKEAKLVSIATRGLFKENRALVNNVFRLLDNSNGKALNLL, from the coding sequence ATGGAAACTTCAATAGATCAAGAAAAACTAATAGATGAAATAGCTAAGAGAGTTAGAGAGATCCTAGAACTATTAGGGGAAAATCCAGACAGAGAAGGACTAAAAGAAACTCCTGAAAGAGTAGCAAGAGCGCTAATAGAGATGACCAGTGGATTAAGAACACCTGCACCAAAAATAAAAGTGTTTAATTCTAGGGATATAAATGGAGAGAATATATCTGAAGATAATCAAATAGTTCTCATAAGAGATATTCAGTTTTCTTCCTTATGCGAACATCATTTGTTACCATTTATAGGCAAGATTCACGTTGCCTATATACCTAATGGTGATGGAAAAGTAGCCGGATTCAGTAAAATAATAAGAATAGTGAATTACTACTCATCTAAACCTCAAATACAAGAACGTTTAGTTTCAGAAATAGCTGATGCAATAATGAACAGTCCAATAAAGCCTAAAGGAGTTCTTGTAATAGGTAGCGGAATTCATATGTGCGCTTATGTAAGAGGAGTTAAAGATAAGGAAGCTAAATTAGTATCAATAGCTACTAGAGGATTATTTAAAGAAAATAGAGCTCTAGTTAATAATGTATTTAGACTACTAGACAATAGTAATGGTAAAGCTTTAAACTTATTATGA
- a CDS encoding DNA-binding protein, translated as MSEDDYLNDPELQNLLARRAQQESRRELEERQKKAELESKKEALLRVILTPEARQRLNNVKLVKADMATALEDQLIALAQSGRIRVPITDDELKEILSQLAEQNKRDFKIEIRERGWK; from the coding sequence ATGTCAGAAGATGATTACTTAAACGATCCTGAACTTCAAAATTTACTAGCTAGAAGAGCTCAACAAGAAAGCAGAAGAGAATTAGAAGAAAGACAAAAGAAAGCAGAATTAGAATCTAAAAAAGAAGCATTATTAAGAGTAATATTAACTCCAGAAGCAAGACAAAGACTAAATAATGTAAAACTAGTTAAGGCAGATATGGCTACAGCGTTAGAGGATCAATTAATAGCACTAGCACAATCAGGAAGAATAAGAGTGCCAATTACAGATGATGAACTAAAAGAAATCTTATCACAATTAGCTGAACAAAATAAAAGAGACTTTAAAATAGAGATTAGAGAAAGAGGATGGAAATGA
- the moaA gene encoding GTP 3',8-cyclase MoaA gives MKDRYGRELEDLRITLTHVCNFSCFFCHMEGEGDLYVNGLTPDEIELVAEVSKEYGIKYVKLTGGEPTLRRDLTEIIYRLRNLGLEVSMTTNGYMLSKIASKLKEAGLNRVNISLHTLDKEKFKKITGVDGMDRVIEGIKEAINVGLKPVKLNFVATKMNINEAFNVIDFAEKIGVNELHLIELHPVGMGKIAFSYHEKLNNLENVLKEKALREGTRNKHYRPRFYLPSGLVVEIVKPYANPIFCSGCNRIRLTVDGKLKTCLYRDDNSIEILNILRSNLDKYHKMQLLKEAFDVAIAIREPNFKYII, from the coding sequence ATGAAAGACAGATACGGTAGAGAACTAGAAGATCTAAGAATAACATTAACTCATGTATGCAATTTTTCATGCTTCTTTTGTCATATGGAAGGAGAAGGAGATCTATATGTAAATGGATTAACACCAGACGAAATAGAGTTAGTAGCTGAGGTATCTAAAGAATATGGAATAAAGTATGTAAAACTTACTGGAGGAGAACCTACATTACGTAGAGATTTAACAGAAATAATCTATAGATTAAGAAATTTGGGATTAGAAGTATCAATGACAACTAATGGATATATGCTATCTAAAATAGCATCTAAGTTAAAAGAAGCAGGATTAAACAGAGTTAACATAAGTTTACATACATTAGATAAAGAAAAATTCAAAAAAATAACTGGCGTAGATGGAATGGATAGAGTTATAGAAGGCATAAAAGAAGCTATTAATGTAGGACTAAAACCAGTAAAACTAAATTTTGTAGCAACTAAAATGAATATAAATGAAGCATTTAATGTTATAGATTTTGCAGAAAAAATCGGTGTAAATGAACTTCATCTTATTGAGTTACATCCAGTAGGTATGGGAAAGATTGCATTCAGTTATCATGAGAAACTTAACAACTTAGAAAATGTCCTTAAAGAAAAGGCACTAAGAGAGGGTACAAGAAATAAACATTATAGACCAAGATTCTATTTACCTAGCGGACTAGTGGTAGAAATAGTAAAACCTTATGCAAATCCTATATTTTGTAGTGGATGTAATAGGATAAGACTAACAGTAGACGGAAAATTGAAAACTTGCTTATATAGAGATGATAACTCAATAGAAATTTTGAACATATTGCGTTCTAACTTAGACAAGTATCATAAGATGCAGTTGCTTAAAGAGGCATTTGATGTAGCAATAGCTATTAGAGAGCCAAACTTCAAATATATAATATGA
- a CDS encoding sulfurtransferase TusA family protein, protein MKTIDSDDICPVVLMEILKEWKSLQGEEEIIVKTPWEAVTQELEKWCQETGNEFLGYEREGNKIIIRLKLRK, encoded by the coding sequence TTGAAGACTATAGATTCTGATGATATATGCCCAGTAGTATTAATGGAGATATTAAAAGAATGGAAATCTTTACAAGGAGAAGAAGAGATTATAGTAAAAACTCCATGGGAAGCAGTAACTCAAGAACTAGAAAAATGGTGTCAAGAGACTGGAAATGAATTTTTAGGATATGAAAGAGAAGGAAATAAAATTATAATTAGGTTGAAATTAAGAAAATAA
- a CDS encoding phosphate signaling complex PhoU family protein, producing MEVRRVQKFGKSTLMVSLPADWVKEVNLNPGESIYLEVDEDGSLKVYPPNLKTEGSSKDMKIQIRSSTSPDLVSRIIYSLYILGYDKISIETSEGPFNEDILRKLKDTVRSLIGLEIVSQDLTSIQIQSFLDPTKYNMSSLISRLSNTLKQMLHYLNLGIKEASRTFLQEVLELEKEVDRLYYLSLRQLLLAQVNRSLAYMIGVKRIQIVGNRILMKAIEEASDEISEAASDLLSLHPEDLEVMKYSWDKIDMIVDQTAVVIDHVVKVLNKEDIKLVNEVLEELRTLRRVLMAEAIMAEDKLQKTETPTRVTVTFRSLNLRLYNAIRRMEPIAEIAFNRSVENLKEITIDQ from the coding sequence ATGGAAGTTAGAAGAGTACAAAAATTCGGAAAATCTACATTAATGGTTTCATTGCCTGCAGATTGGGTAAAAGAAGTAAATCTAAACCCAGGAGAGAGTATATACTTAGAAGTTGACGAAGATGGAAGCCTAAAAGTATATCCACCAAACCTAAAAACTGAAGGCTCTTCAAAAGATATGAAAATACAGATCAGATCATCTACATCTCCTGATTTAGTAAGTAGAATTATATATAGTTTATATATTTTAGGATATGACAAAATTTCAATAGAGACCTCAGAAGGTCCATTTAATGAAGACATACTAAGAAAACTAAAAGACACAGTAAGAAGTTTGATAGGGTTAGAAATAGTATCTCAAGATCTAACTTCAATTCAAATACAATCATTCTTAGATCCAACTAAATATAACATGAGTAGCCTAATTAGTAGACTAAGTAATACACTAAAACAAATGTTACACTACTTGAATTTAGGTATAAAAGAAGCTAGCAGGACATTCCTACAAGAAGTATTAGAGTTAGAAAAAGAAGTAGATAGATTATATTATTTATCATTAAGACAATTACTATTAGCTCAAGTTAATAGAAGCTTAGCTTACATGATAGGTGTAAAAAGAATACAAATAGTAGGCAATAGAATTCTTATGAAAGCTATAGAAGAAGCTTCTGATGAAATAAGTGAAGCAGCATCTGACTTACTATCATTACACCCAGAAGACTTAGAAGTAATGAAATACTCTTGGGATAAAATTGATATGATAGTAGATCAAACTGCAGTTGTTATAGATCATGTAGTGAAAGTTCTAAATAAAGAAGACATAAAATTAGTTAACGAAGTTCTAGAAGAATTAAGAACCTTAAGAAGAGTTTTAATGGCTGAAGCTATAATGGCAGAAGATAAATTACAAAAAACAGAAACTCCAACAAGAGTTACAGTAACTTTCAGAAGCCTTAATTTAAGATTGTATAATGCTATAAGAAGAATGGAGCCAATAGCAGAAATAGCATTTAATAGAAGTGTAGAAAATCTAAAAGAAATAACTATTGACCAATAG
- a CDS encoding 30S ribosomal protein S19e: MITANMVPANILIEKLSAYIKENVKEVQPPEWSLFSKTASFKERIPDDIENWWYIRAASIMRRLYNDSFGVEKSKTIYGGIKTKGSNPPHVAKAPGHSTRLIFQQLEKAGLLIKSRDGRKLSPKGISLLDKLSYEIFKDLADKNTSLKKYLE; the protein is encoded by the coding sequence ATGATTACAGCAAATATGGTTCCTGCAAACATACTAATAGAGAAATTATCCGCATATATAAAAGAGAATGTAAAAGAAGTGCAACCTCCAGAATGGTCACTATTCTCTAAGACAGCGAGCTTTAAAGAAAGAATTCCAGATGATATAGAAAATTGGTGGTATATCAGAGCTGCATCAATTATGAGAAGATTATATAATGATTCCTTCGGTGTAGAAAAATCAAAAACTATATACGGTGGAATAAAAACTAAAGGAAGCAATCCACCTCACGTTGCTAAAGCTCCAGGCCATTCAACAAGATTAATATTCCAACAGTTAGAAAAAGCTGGATTACTAATAAAGTCTAGAGATGGCAGAAAACTATCACCCAAAGGAATATCTTTGTTAGATAAATTATCATACGAAATCTTTAAAGACCTTGCAGATAAAAATACTTCTTTGAAGAAGTATTTAGAGTGA
- a CDS encoding nicotinate phosphoribosyltransferase, translated as MRFYISGEEDILKGKVTDIYFDRTVQTLQHLGIDKVNVRMEFHSYGLPSQYKWAVFAGLEESLKMLEGKPVNVYAMPEGTLFKEIEPIMIIEGNYLDFGIYETALLGIMRHESSIATKTARIKSLAMDKSVLFFGLRSLHPAIAPMADRASYIGGADGISGAFDKELFNIEPSGTMPHALMLSVGDNEKAWKAFDEAMDEKVPRIALVDTFEDERTEALKAAKLLGKRLQGVRLDTPSSRRGNFRKIVQEVRWTLDINGFNHVKIIVSGGLDEEDVLELRQYVDGFGVGTSIAFPPSVDISADIVEKKINDKWIPYTKRGKWPGAKQVYRCNGFNDVITLLDGEPIKDCKPLLVKYMENGRIIRNLPSLGEIRDYVLAQLKEISIGQ; from the coding sequence ATGAGATTTTATATATCTGGAGAAGAAGACATATTAAAAGGTAAAGTAACTGATATATATTTTGATAGGACAGTTCAAACACTACAGCATTTAGGTATTGACAAAGTTAATGTAAGGATGGAGTTTCATTCATATGGACTTCCTAGTCAATATAAATGGGCTGTTTTTGCTGGATTAGAAGAAAGCCTAAAAATGCTTGAAGGTAAACCAGTTAACGTATATGCAATGCCTGAAGGCACATTATTTAAAGAAATAGAACCTATCATGATAATAGAGGGTAATTATCTCGATTTCGGGATTTATGAAACAGCATTATTAGGCATAATGAGACATGAAAGTAGTATAGCAACTAAAACTGCTAGGATAAAATCTTTAGCTATGGATAAGTCAGTCTTATTTTTCGGATTAAGATCTTTACATCCAGCTATAGCACCTATGGCGGATAGAGCGTCTTACATAGGAGGTGCAGACGGTATTTCAGGTGCGTTTGATAAGGAATTATTTAATATAGAACCTTCTGGTACAATGCCACATGCACTTATGCTTTCTGTAGGCGATAACGAGAAGGCATGGAAAGCGTTTGATGAAGCTATGGATGAAAAAGTACCAAGAATAGCTTTAGTTGATACTTTTGAGGATGAAAGAACTGAAGCCTTAAAAGCAGCTAAATTACTAGGTAAGAGGCTTCAAGGAGTAAGATTAGACACGCCATCCAGTAGAAGGGGTAATTTTAGGAAAATTGTTCAAGAAGTTAGATGGACTTTAGATATTAATGGATTTAATCATGTAAAAATAATTGTTAGTGGAGGATTAGATGAAGAAGATGTACTAGAGTTAAGGCAATACGTTGATGGCTTTGGAGTAGGAACAAGTATAGCGTTTCCACCAAGTGTAGATATTAGCGCAGATATAGTAGAAAAAAAGATAAACGATAAATGGATTCCATACACTAAACGAGGAAAGTGGCCAGGAGCTAAACAAGTTTACAGATGTAACGGTTTTAATGATGTAATTACTTTACTAGATGGTGAACCAATAAAAGATTGCAAACCTTTATTAGTGAAATACATGGAAAACGGAAGAATAATAAGGAATTTGCCATCTTTAGGTGAGATAAGAGATTACGTACTTGCACAACTTAAGGAGATATCTATTGGTCAATAG
- a CDS encoding serine/threonine protein kinase, whose product MRIENIIKNTYLQTKILEVDGQKFAMKCYALNAGLKWYFISSFFRSYPYASDYKIRMDREIDFFTTKWEEIGVPKIIDIDCENSCVIREYINGEQIGINHFVKLGKSMRYIHDNGFALGDTKLENFLVKDDKIYVIDAEQAIRTKETTYYAWDILVFLLFVSFKYFNELKSFEFATKEFLESYNITKEESKAIFGVKNITLLSMFPPMHLNIAKKIIAEY is encoded by the coding sequence ATGCGAATAGAAAACATAATAAAGAATACATATTTACAAACTAAAATATTGGAAGTAGATGGACAAAAATTCGCTATGAAATGCTATGCACTTAATGCAGGATTAAAATGGTATTTCATTTCATCATTTTTTAGATCGTATCCATATGCATCCGATTATAAAATAAGAATGGATAGAGAGATAGATTTTTTTACAACAAAATGGGAAGAAATAGGAGTACCTAAAATAATAGATATAGACTGCGAGAATTCTTGCGTAATTAGAGAATATATAAATGGAGAACAAATTGGTATTAATCATTTTGTAAAACTAGGTAAATCAATGAGATATATTCATGATAACGGATTTGCATTAGGCGATACAAAGCTTGAGAACTTCTTAGTAAAAGATGATAAAATATATGTTATAGACGCTGAACAAGCAATAAGAACAAAAGAAACTACATATTACGCATGGGATATACTTGTGTTTTTATTGTTTGTTTCATTTAAATATTTTAATGAGTTAAAATCTTTTGAATTTGCTACAAAGGAATTTCTAGAATCGTATAATATTACTAAAGAGGAATCTAAAGCAATATTTGGTGTAAAAAATATAACTCTTTTATCTATGTTTCCACCAATGCATTTAAATATTGCCAAAAAAATTATTGCAGAATATTAA
- a CDS encoding cysteine synthase family protein — protein sequence MSKDLHVFEDPIQLLEGMWPTPLLKLSLGKDVWGKLEFYNPFSKSIKDRTAWFLFKDALDKNANEIVEATSGNLGIALSSLSAIYNKKFTSFIPQQAPKSFSILMKSLGAQVMQLGKSTTELLPLVKSYAKKSNALHLDQFHNSLNYLTHYYTTAREIDEQLRSMGKTPMRIIATAGTGGHLTGLSLFFKEKYGDKIEVVGVQPAEGSHIPGIKRQNNEGFISDAKIDKMIDVNLEEAIKGIIKVAKSTGILIGVSAGATVAAYEKIMDEKTTVLIFPDDAFKYIDYIEKYV from the coding sequence GTGTCAAAAGATCTTCACGTATTTGAAGATCCAATACAATTATTAGAAGGTATGTGGCCAACACCATTATTAAAGCTAAGTTTAGGTAAAGACGTATGGGGTAAATTAGAATTTTATAATCCATTTAGTAAAAGTATAAAAGATAGAACCGCATGGTTTCTTTTTAAAGATGCTCTAGACAAAAACGCTAACGAAATTGTAGAAGCTACATCTGGAAATCTTGGAATAGCATTAAGTTCCCTATCAGCAATATATAATAAAAAATTTACATCATTTATACCGCAACAGGCTCCAAAAAGTTTCAGTATACTTATGAAATCTTTAGGAGCTCAAGTAATGCAATTAGGTAAATCTACTACTGAATTACTCCCACTGGTCAAATCATATGCAAAAAAATCTAATGCATTGCATTTAGATCAATTTCATAACTCATTAAATTATCTAACTCATTATTATACAACAGCTAGAGAGATTGATGAACAACTAAGATCAATGGGAAAAACTCCAATGAGAATAATAGCAACTGCTGGAACTGGAGGACATTTGACTGGTTTATCCTTATTTTTTAAAGAAAAATATGGAGACAAAATAGAAGTAGTAGGTGTACAACCAGCAGAAGGTAGCCATATTCCTGGGATAAAAAGACAAAATAATGAAGGATTTATCTCAGATGCTAAAATAGATAAAATGATAGATGTCAATTTAGAAGAAGCTATAAAAGGTATAATTAAAGTGGCTAAATCTACTGGAATCCTTATAGGGGTAAGTGCTGGAGCCACAGTAGCAGCGTATGAAAAGATTATGGATGAAAAAACTACTGTTTTAATATTTCCTGATGACGCATTCAAGTATATTGACTATATAGAAAAATATGTGTAA
- a CDS encoding aminopeptidase P family protein, translating to MMRIDKLEKIEEDTKSCVVIAGDPNVFYFSNYRGAGVLITCEGSTTLLVPLLEENRALDIKNLDIKIYYPYKIAENIIEGSLTTAISKLVSSKSIALDVAWVPVSLYQNLSSKFQIIDISDRVSSFRSIKDEDELLKIRKAGEITAEAMKVSAEKILDNTEKQVSGIIDYTMKITGAEDYAFPSIVAGGKNSSYPHHIPTDYKIKNNDNVVVDIGAKFEGYCFDSTRTFNIKNEEVRKIYEIVLQAQLEAIDAVTAGVKASEIDRIARRVIEKAGYGNHFIHSTGHGVGIEVHESPYIGFTSNDILKENMVVTVEPGIYIPDKFGVRIEDTMIVTKGKPIVLETAYKLL from the coding sequence ATGATGAGAATAGATAAGTTAGAAAAAATAGAAGAAGATACAAAATCTTGTGTTGTAATTGCCGGCGATCCTAATGTTTTTTATTTCTCTAATTATAGAGGGGCAGGAGTTTTAATCACTTGTGAGGGCAGTACTACTTTATTAGTTCCTTTACTAGAAGAAAATAGAGCATTAGACATTAAAAATCTAGATATAAAAATATATTATCCATATAAAATTGCAGAAAATATAATAGAAGGTTCATTAACTACAGCAATTTCTAAGCTTGTATCTTCTAAAAGCATAGCTTTAGATGTAGCATGGGTACCAGTATCATTATATCAGAATTTAAGCAGTAAATTCCAAATAATAGATATATCAGATAGAGTTTCTTCTTTTAGAAGCATAAAAGATGAAGATGAATTACTAAAAATAAGAAAAGCGGGAGAAATAACAGCTGAAGCAATGAAAGTTAGCGCAGAAAAAATTTTAGACAACACAGAGAAACAAGTTTCTGGTATAATAGATTATACAATGAAAATAACGGGTGCAGAAGATTACGCTTTTCCTTCAATTGTAGCAGGAGGAAAGAATTCTTCTTATCCTCATCATATACCCACTGACTATAAGATTAAAAATAATGATAATGTTGTAGTAGATATAGGTGCAAAATTTGAAGGATACTGCTTCGATAGTACCAGGACTTTCAATATAAAAAACGAAGAAGTAAGAAAAATATATGAAATCGTACTTCAAGCACAATTAGAAGCAATAGATGCAGTAACAGCAGGAGTAAAAGCATCAGAAATAGATAGAATAGCAAGGCGTGTAATTGAAAAAGCTGGATATGGAAATCATTTTATACACTCTACTGGACATGGAGTAGGGATAGAAGTTCATGAATCACCTTACATAGGATTTACATCTAATGACATTCTTAAGGAGAATATGGTAGTAACTGTAGAGCCTGGTATATATATTCCAGATAAATTCGGAGTTAGAATTGAGGATACAATGATAGTAACTAAAGGAAAACCAATAGTTCTTGAAACAGCTTATAAACTATTATAA
- a CDS encoding DUF711 family protein, with translation MKIRAITAFSTNVEKNTINELEEKLNEIKIDTLTKRISLPETPKNLDLGKLLDLINNNDIIYSLVSLRQNDPRLSQIKDILSSSERVYANILIKNDDIDNAVKLLTKLEPSEASRFALLINDEFLMTPYFPTSTSNVLRNSFALSLLYVKDIIEGKGIISLQKADEIGKKIQKCTNLKYLGIDISLSPWKEESVGEIIERKSNKIFSRGNIWAVGELNKLIFSLAWNAKVTPIGYSETMLPVGEDYVLTKRVEEGSLNLSQLIGMTFACAAGLDMIGIEENEELYKNIIKDSIAIQFTKRRPYGIRIIPSRGEEKIYIKEFGIIPTIKVV, from the coding sequence ATGAAAATAAGAGCTATAACAGCTTTCTCTACTAATGTAGAGAAAAACACAATAAATGAATTAGAAGAAAAACTAAATGAAATAAAAATAGATACATTAACTAAAAGAATATCATTACCAGAAACTCCTAAAAATTTAGATCTAGGAAAATTATTGGACTTAATTAATAATAATGATATAATATATAGTCTTGTAAGTTTAAGACAGAATGATCCTAGACTCTCTCAAATAAAAGATATTTTATCTTCTTCAGAAAGAGTTTATGCAAATATACTTATAAAAAATGATGATATAGATAACGCAGTTAAATTACTAACAAAATTAGAACCGTCAGAAGCTTCAAGATTTGCATTACTTATAAATGATGAATTTCTTATGACTCCTTATTTTCCAACTTCTACTTCAAATGTTTTAAGAAATTCTTTTGCATTAAGTTTACTCTATGTTAAAGACATTATTGAAGGAAAAGGTATAATATCATTACAAAAAGCTGATGAAATAGGTAAGAAAATTCAGAAATGCACTAATTTGAAGTACTTAGGCATAGATATTTCCTTATCTCCTTGGAAAGAAGAGAGTGTAGGAGAGATAATTGAAAGAAAGAGTAATAAAATATTTTCAAGGGGAAATATATGGGCTGTAGGAGAACTTAACAAATTAATTTTTTCATTAGCATGGAATGCTAAAGTTACACCTATAGGATACTCAGAAACTATGCTTCCAGTAGGAGAAGATTATGTTTTGACAAAAAGAGTAGAGGAAGGATCTCTTAATCTTAGTCAATTAATAGGAATGACTTTTGCTTGTGCTGCAGGATTAGATATGATAGGAATAGAGGAAAATGAAGAATTATACAAAAATATTATCAAAGATAGCATAGCAATACAGTTTACCAAAAGAAGACCTTATGGAATAAGAATTATTCCATCCAGAGGTGAGGAAAAGATCTATATAAAAGAATTTGGTATTATACCAACCATTAAAGTTGTATAG